From one Pagrus major chromosome 21, Pma_NU_1.0 genomic stretch:
- the snorc gene encoding uncharacterized protein snorc, with translation MVHSSSICRFLLLVLLGLMVAFVHTETVSDPASTDTQDTMSGDPPSDVTTKDPFQDMTEQPSTSDYEDITHSQAMDEEEGVLGPGAITAIVIAVFLGASVLLALIVITLRKFTAS, from the exons ATGGTTCACAGCAGCAGTATCTGCAGATTCCTCCTCCTGGTGCTCCTAGGCCTCATGGTGGCCTTTGTACACACAG AGACGGTTTCAGACCCTGCCTCAACAGACACCCAGGACACAATGTCCGGAGATCCACCCAGTGACGTCACCACCAAAGACCCTTTCCAGGACATGACGGAGCAGCCGTCCACCTCCGATTACGAGGACATCACGCACTCCCAGGCCATGGATGAGGAGGAAG gGGTGCTGGGGCCAGGGGCCATCACAGCCATCGTTATAGCAGTGTTCCTGGGAGCGTCTGTGCTCCTCGCCCTCATCGTCATCACGCTCAGGAAATTCACCGCCTCCTAG